The following coding sequences lie in one Zingiber officinale cultivar Zhangliang chromosome 2B, Zo_v1.1, whole genome shotgun sequence genomic window:
- the LOC122049350 gene encoding vascular-related unknown protein 1-like isoform X2, translated as MWEEPPSMVILRSMNDHSRLALGRSENEAKEQGKVDISQSRDMEESINSSASSLPCSSEESGWTMYLEDFVAAEEKSQVVSCSSIISDAASASSTIVDVSGECRKLRLKREEDDSLQDTASSSFNSPSPKVAENDHSLQRRILK; from the exons ATGTGGGAAGAGCCCCCCTCCATGGTGATATTAAGGAGCATGAATGATCATTCAAGGCTAGCACTAGGGAGGTCTGAAAATGAAGCAAAGGAACAAGGAAAAGTTGATATTTCACAATCAAG AGACATGGAGGAATCAATCAACTCGTCTGCTAGCAGCCTACCGTGCAGCTCGGAGGAGAGTGGATGGACCATGTACTTGGAGGACTTCGTTGCAGCAGAAGAGAAATCTCAGGTTGTGAGTTGCTCTTCCATCATCTCTGATGCTGCTTCAGCTTCATCAACAATAGTCGATGTATCAGGAGAGTGCAGAAAACTGAGACTAAAGAGGGAGGAGGATGATTCTTTGCAAGATACTGCCTCCTCATCGTTTAACAGTCCCAGTCCCAAG gTTGCTGAAAATGATCACAGTCTTCAGAGGAGGATACTTAAG TGA
- the LOC122049350 gene encoding uncharacterized protein LOC122049350 isoform X1: MNIHCINCDYRFTSICCNLIASPMWEEPPSMVILRSMNDHSRLALGRSENEAKEQGKVDISQSRDMEESINSSASSLPCSSEESGWTMYLEDFVAAEEKSQVVSCSSIISDAASASSTIVDVSGECRKLRLKREEDDSLQDTASSSFNSPSPKVAENDHSLQRRILK; encoded by the exons ATGAACATTCACTGCATTAACTGTGACTACAGGTTCACGAGCATTTGTTGTAATCTAATAGCATCCCCCATGTGGGAAGAGCCCCCCTCCATGGTGATATTAAGGAGCATGAATGATCATTCAAGGCTAGCACTAGGGAGGTCTGAAAATGAAGCAAAGGAACAAGGAAAAGTTGATATTTCACAATCAAG AGACATGGAGGAATCAATCAACTCGTCTGCTAGCAGCCTACCGTGCAGCTCGGAGGAGAGTGGATGGACCATGTACTTGGAGGACTTCGTTGCAGCAGAAGAGAAATCTCAGGTTGTGAGTTGCTCTTCCATCATCTCTGATGCTGCTTCAGCTTCATCAACAATAGTCGATGTATCAGGAGAGTGCAGAAAACTGAGACTAAAGAGGGAGGAGGATGATTCTTTGCAAGATACTGCCTCCTCATCGTTTAACAGTCCCAGTCCCAAG gTTGCTGAAAATGATCACAGTCTTCAGAGGAGGATACTTAAG TGA
- the LOC122049350 gene encoding vascular-related unknown protein 1-like isoform X3 has protein sequence MEESINSSASSLPCSSEESGWTMYLEDFVAAEEKSQVVSCSSIISDAASASSTIVDVSGECRKLRLKREEDDSLQDTASSSFNSPSPKVAENDHSLQRRILK, from the exons ATGGAGGAATCAATCAACTCGTCTGCTAGCAGCCTACCGTGCAGCTCGGAGGAGAGTGGATGGACCATGTACTTGGAGGACTTCGTTGCAGCAGAAGAGAAATCTCAGGTTGTGAGTTGCTCTTCCATCATCTCTGATGCTGCTTCAGCTTCATCAACAATAGTCGATGTATCAGGAGAGTGCAGAAAACTGAGACTAAAGAGGGAGGAGGATGATTCTTTGCAAGATACTGCCTCCTCATCGTTTAACAGTCCCAGTCCCAAG gTTGCTGAAAATGATCACAGTCTTCAGAGGAGGATACTTAAG TGA